ATCTGACTCTATTGATTTAATAGTTGCGGGGCCTGGCTCGGACGTCGAGTACTCCGCTGCGGACGATCTCTCGCGATCGACGATCGGGTTCCGTTCAGCCGAAACCGGACTATTAGGTTCAGTGACAGTTAGGTCTCGTTCCGAACAGTGGCAGCCAGAAGCAGGAGGGCGATCGTGAGCAGAGTCGGGAGCGCTCCCGGCGTCCCGAGTTCGTCGTCGGGGGCCGGATCGTCCGTCACCGCGTCGTCGGGGTCGGTCGGTTCGAGTACGTCGTCCGTCTCGTCGTCCTCGTTCGTGTTGCGCTCGTCGTCACCGGCGCCCGAATCGGTGTCGGCGTCGCTCCCGCTCTCGCCGTCGGTCGACTCGTTGCGATCGGCCGTCTCGTCGCCGTCGTCGGCGGTCCCGTCGTCCGCATCGGTCTCGTTGTCGGCTTCGCTGTCCGTATCGGTCTCGTTGTCGGCTTCGCTGTCCGTATCGGTCTCGTCGTCGCTCTCGTTCCCGGTCGTGGCGTCACTATCGCTCCCGTCGGCATCGGTCTCGTCGGACGTCACGGTGAGCGTCGCACCGTTCTCGACGGCGAGGGTGGTCGGATAGCCGTCGACCGTCTCGTCGCCGACGACGGCGCCATACACGTCGTAGGTGCCGGTGTCGAACGCCGCCAGGGAAACCGTCGTCCCGTAGCTCGTTTCACCTTCGTGCTCGAGCGTCACCTCGGTGACGTCGTTCCCCTCCCAGATCGCGACGTCGACGGTCTCCGGTCGGGCCAGGCCGTCGATCGGCTCGACCGTCGCCTCGACCTCGATCTCGCTCCCCTGTTCGGCCGTCGTCGGATACGCGAGGGTGACGTCGTACCCCTGCACGACGACCGGCGTCACCGCCTCGCGACCCTGATCGTCCGGTTCGAGGGAGAGCATGTAGGTTCCGGACTCGAGGGCACTCGTGTCGAAGTCATCACCGTCGTCGCCCATCGTCACGGCGGGTTCGTCGGCGGACAGGTACTCGCGGTATTCAGAATCGCCGTCAGTGTTGTACAGGATGACGTAGTAGTTCTCAGCCGACGTGACCTCCATTTCGATCGGTTCGCCGGATTCGATCACGGCGATCTCGTCGATGTCGTACTCGCTCCCTTCGATCTCGACCGTTTCCGTCGGCGTCTCGATCGCGTCGTCGACCGTCAACTCGTACTCCGAATCGGCGGCCACCACCGTGAGCACCGTGAGCGAGGC
The nucleotide sequence above comes from Halosolutus halophilus. Encoded proteins:
- a CDS encoding MSCRAMM family adhesin SdrC, yielding MRNIVGVAVAVLLILGAASLTVLTVVAADSEYELTVDDAIETPTETVEIEGSEYDIDEIAVIESGEPIEMEVTSAENYYVILYNTDGDSEYREYLSADEPAVTMGDDGDDFDTSALESGTYMLSLEPDDQGREAVTPVVVQGYDVTLAYPTTAEQGSEIEVEATVEPIDGLARPETVDVAIWEGNDVTEVTLEHEGETSYGTTVSLAAFDTGTYDVYGAVVGDETVDGYPTTLAVENGATLTVTSDETDADGSDSDATTGNESDDETDTDSEADNETDTDSEADNETDADDGTADDGDETADRNESTDGESGSDADTDSGAGDDERNTNEDDETDDVLEPTDPDDAVTDDPAPDDELGTPGALPTLLTIALLLLAATVRNET